The window TGGATCAGTCCCGCGTGGCCGAGCCAGGATTACCTCTGGCTGGATTTCCCGGAGGCCATCTTCACCAACCAGGGGTTGCTTTTCCTGAGCCATGTCAATCCCCCGATTCCGTCGGTGTTCAACAATCTGCCCAGAGTGCCGTGGCGCGAGGAGAGTGACGGCATCGCATTTGAGCGCGAATTGCCCAATGGCGTGGTGTTTGGCGGTCGCGTGTCGCGCGCAAATGACACAGCGGTCGACCTTGAGTTGTATATACGCAATGGCAGCGCCGGGCGCCTGGCGGATATTGAGCTTCAGACGTGCGCCTTCCTTCGCGCCATACGGGAATTCGGGGACTACACGCGGGACAACAAGCTTGTGCACCTCCCGCAGGAAGGCTGGATTTCGCTCAATGAAGGCATGACCCGTGAAGCCGGTTCGGGGAAGTACCGCGTGGGTTGGCGTTCCAAAGGCAAACCCATGGCGGATCTGCCTGTCGTGATCACTATATCGAACAAGGCCGACCGCCTGTTTGCCATGAGCTGGGGCGAACACACGCTTTCGATGGTAGGCAATGCGAACCATCCCTGCGTCCACGCCGACCCGTTTTTTGAAAATCTCGAGCCGGGGCAGGAAGGCCGTATCCGCGGACGCATCGTCTTCTTCGAAGGGAATCTCCGGGACTTCCAGCCGGAACGCCATTTCACGTGACCACCCGGACGCCTCGGCGCACGAGCGTCGCTGTCCACAGGCGCAGTAAGATGGCACGTGTTCTTTGCGGTGGGTGTTTGTCATCAGCGAAAGTAGCCGGTCAGAACGCAGATGCCGTCAATACGGAGAATCTACATCGATATCCACCAGGCCGGTTCCATTCCTTGAATGACATACCCTGGTGGGCCTAACGTGTAGCGGAAATATAGAGCAACAAGACAAAAGGGCCCGTGACTTCCGAGACGATCAGAGCGGCGGAGGCGCAGGCCATCCTGGATGCCTTGGCTCGATGCGGCGGGAATCGTAACGAAGCAGCCAAGGCTTTCGAGATGCACCGGAGCACCGTCTTCCGTAAAGCACGGAGCCGGGGAATCTCCCTGCCGCGCCACGTTGCCGTGGTGCACTGAGCCTATCCTCCGTAAACCAAACAAGGCCGCTGCTCTGACAAACGCCGTTGTTGAGAAGGACCAGCGAGATTGTGTTTGGTTCACAAATGTGATTATATGTACACAAAAGGTCAAATTCAGATACCATATGCTTCCCGAGGCGCGGACCCTGTTTAAGGAACAATATCATCACTAAACCGCTGAAAATCAATACTTTATAGACAAAATGGCCCCGGGTTGCGAGCGGCATGGCCCGGGGAATAGAGGCCTCTTTGTGAATGTTTATACACATAGCATTGAAGACAAGAGGACGCTTGAACATGAGCACAGAGAAACTGGATACGGAAATCCGCCAAGAGCAGATCATAAAGGCCGCCATGCGACTGGCGGAGACCGGTGGTCTCCAGGCCCTGAACCTGGCCAATATCGCCCGCCATGTGGGGCTCGTGCCAACGGCGCTCTATCGGCACTTCCCGAACAAAGAAGCCCTGCTTGACGCGCTGCTCAGTTCGATCCAAACGCGGCTATTGGAGAACGTCTCTATCGTTTGCCGCGAGACCGAGGACCCCATCGAGCGGCTGCGAGGTCTACTGTACAGGCACGTTCGGCTAATCCGCGAGAACCAAGGCATCCCGCGGATCGTCTTCTCGCCCGAGTTTTACACGAACGGTTCCCAGCGAAAGACCAAGTCGTACCAAGGCATCAGAGGCTATCTCGAACGGGTCGGTGCGATTATCTCCGAGGCCCAGCGGGACGGCCGCATCCGGCGCGACTGTCCACCGGAAACGCTTTCGATGATGTTCCTCGGACTTATTCAACCTGCCGCGTTTCTGTGGTTCTTGAGCGACGGCGAGTTCGACGTGACCAAGCACGCCGAACGCGCCTGGAGGATATTCAGTCAGGCGATTTGCTGCGAGGAAATTCACGAACGCTGTCAACCGGCCGCCGAGACGGTGGACCACTAGGAGAACGAGCATGGGTGCTACAAGGAACATCAGGAAGCTTGTTGCGAGTGTTGGGATTCTGGGCATTTTTCTGTTTGTGTCTCAAGACTCCCTGGCGCATTGCGACACGATGGACGGCCCCGTGATCACGGACGCTAAACAAGCATTGGAGAAAGGCGACATCACGCCGGTCTTGAAATGGGTCAAACCCGATGCCGAGCCGGAGATTAGAGGGGCGTTTCAGAAATCCCTGACGGTCCGGGGCAAGGGTCCCGAGGCAAAAGCCCTGGCGGACGCTTATTTCTTCGAGACGCTGGTCCGGGTACACCGCGCGGGCGAAGGCGCCCCGTACGATGGGATCAAACCTGCGGGAACGGCCGTAGAACCCGGTATCGAAGCGGCGGACAAGGCGCTCGAAAGCGGCGCCGCGGACGACCTCGTTATGGAGTTGACGAACAAGGTAGCCGATGGCATCCGCGAACGTTTCACTCATGCGCTCGATGCGAAAAAACACAAGGATGAGAGTGTGGAGGCGGGGCGCGAGTTCGTCGAGGCCTATGTGACCTTTATGCACTACGTCGAACGCCTTCACCAGGATGCCACTACGAATCCGGCGCATCACGGCGGGGCAGCGGAAGCAGGCCATGCCGAAGCCGGACAGCATGATGAACATGCCCCGGCGAAAACCGAACACACTCACGAACACAAGTAGGAGGAGATTGGCATGAAACCCACGGATACCCTCAAACATGAACACAAGATTGTGTTGGCCGTGCTTGACGGCGCGGAGCGCGAAGCGCGAAATATCCACGCCACCGGCAAGGTTGACACGGATAAGGTGCGGAAGATCGTCGACTTCTTCCGGACCTTCGTGGACAAGTGCCACCATTCGAAGGAAGAGCGACGATTGTTCCCCCGGCTCGAGGAACGCGGCATGCCGCGCGGCGGAGGCCCGATTGCCGTGATGCTGTACGAGCATGCACAGGGGCGAAACGAGACCGCAGCCATCGCGGATGCGCTCAACAAATTCAGCGCCGGCGACGCCGGCGCGGTAGAAGCCCTTGCGGAACACCTGCTCGCCTACGCAAAGCTGCTGCGTGAGCACATCGACAAGGAGAACAACATCCTGTTCGCGATCGCGGATCGAGTTCTAACGCCTGAGGACCAGGACGAGCTGTCCGCGGCCTTCGAGGCCATCGAGGCCGAGGAAATCGGCGAAGGGGTTCATGAGCAATACCACCAGTTCGCCCACGAATTGATGAACCACTGAGCTGTCCGCCCCGCGCGCCGGGGCGTTTTTCGTGTGCGCGATGTGAATGCTTGTTCACAAGGAGGTAGCGGTCATGGTAAAGAAGAAAAGACTTCTCATCGCGATCCCCCTGGTCTTGGCCATTGGCGGAGGGATCTACGGTTATCGCTCGACCCATGCGTCCGTGGATTCACGCGAGCTTCGTGTATCGGGCAACATCGAAGTGACGACCGTCGAGGTGAGTTTCCGGACGCCCGGGTGGGTGGAAAGACGGTTGGTATCCGAAGGAGACGTGGCCCATGCGGACGCCCCGGTCGCCCGACTTGACCGCAGGGAATTCGAGCATGAGGTGGGCATTCGCAAAGCGGAAGTGGCGGTTGCAGAAGCCAGGCTGGCGGAACTTGAAGCCGGGTCGCGCCCGGAAGAGATCGCCCAGGCGGAAGCGGGAGTCGCCAAGGCGGAGGCGTTTGTCAAAGAACTCGAGACCGGGTCGCGCCCGCAGGAGATTCTCGCTGCACAGGCGTCTGTAGACGGAACGGCAGCCGACGCCGTTCGTCTTGAGACAGATTTCCGGCGGTACGCGCGCCTCTGGAAGGAGAACGCGATTTCCGCAAGCCAGTTTGATCAGGCCAAGAGCGCACACAGCCTCTCGTCGGCACGGCTCACGGAAGCTCAGCAACGACTCAAGCTCGTGGAAGAGGGACCGCGTGCTGAAGAGATTGCTCAGGCCAAGGCGGCCCTGTCGGAAGCGGAAGCGCGGTTAGAGTTGGCAAAGAACGGCCCCCGCCAAGAGACTATTCAACAGGCGCGGGCCCATTATGAGCAAGCAGAACAGGCTCTGGCGTTAGCCGAGATCCGCTTGGGATATGCGGAGATTCATGCACCCACTTCGGGCATTGTGCTGGCCGATCACATCGAGTCCGGCGAGTACGTGATGCCCGGTACGCCGGTGGTCACCATCGGTGATCTCGATCACGTGTGGCTGCGGGCTTTTATCGATGAATCGGATTTGGGCCGCGTGAAAATCGGCCAAGCGGTGAAAGTCTATACGGACAGCTTTCCCGGACAGGCGTATTCGGGGCGGATCTCGTTCATCTCATCCGAGGCCGAGTTTACGCCTAAGAGCATCCAGACGGAAAAGGAACGAGTGAAACTGGTGTACCGGCTCAAGATCGACGTCGAAAACCGTGGCATGGAACTCAAGCCCGGCATGCCGGCCGACGCCGTCATCGAACTGGAACACGGAGCGGCCCAATGACGAGCGTTCGCGCCGAATCCTTGACGAAGGTTTTCGCTTCGCTGACTGCCGTGGACCGGCTGTCGTTCTCCGTCGAGGAAGGCGAGATCTTCGGCCTGGTCGGCCCGGACGGGGCCGGCAAAACCACCACGATGCGGTTGTTGACTTCGACCATGGACCCGACGTCCGGCGATGCGTGGGTTGCCGGACATCACGTCATGAAGGAAGCCGAAGCCGTGAAAGAGGCCATCGGGTACATGAGCCAGCGGTTCGGGCTGTACCCGGACCTGACTGTACTGGAAAACATCCACTTCTATGCGGACATTTACAGCGTCCCCAAGCGCGGAAGGGCTGACACGATTGACGAGTTGCTCGCATTCAGCAACCTGACGCCGTTCAAGCAACGGCTGGCGGGAAACTTGTCCGGCGGGATGAAGCAGAAACTCGGATTGGCTTGCGCTCTTATCCACACGCCAAAGGTGTTGTTTCTGGACGAACCTACGAACGGGGTTGACCCCGTATCCCGGCGGGATTTCTGGCGTATTCTGTACAGGCTGCTCAAGGAGAAGGTTACCATCTTCGTGTCGACGGCCTACCTGGACGAAGCGGAACGCTGCAACCG of the Candidatus Hydrogenedentota bacterium genome contains:
- a CDS encoding DUF6448 family protein; its protein translation is MGATRNIRKLVASVGILGIFLFVSQDSLAHCDTMDGPVITDAKQALEKGDITPVLKWVKPDAEPEIRGAFQKSLTVRGKGPEAKALADAYFFETLVRVHRAGEGAPYDGIKPAGTAVEPGIEAADKALESGAADDLVMELTNKVADGIRERFTHALDAKKHKDESVEAGREFVEAYVTFMHYVERLHQDATTNPAHHGGAAEAGHAEAGQHDEHAPAKTEHTHEHK
- a CDS encoding TetR/AcrR family transcriptional regulator, whose protein sequence is MSTEKLDTEIRQEQIIKAAMRLAETGGLQALNLANIARHVGLVPTALYRHFPNKEALLDALLSSIQTRLLENVSIVCRETEDPIERLRGLLYRHVRLIRENQGIPRIVFSPEFYTNGSQRKTKSYQGIRGYLERVGAIISEAQRDGRIRRDCPPETLSMMFLGLIQPAAFLWFLSDGEFDVTKHAERAWRIFSQAICCEEIHERCQPAAETVDH
- a CDS encoding efflux RND transporter periplasmic adaptor subunit is translated as MVKKKRLLIAIPLVLAIGGGIYGYRSTHASVDSRELRVSGNIEVTTVEVSFRTPGWVERRLVSEGDVAHADAPVARLDRREFEHEVGIRKAEVAVAEARLAELEAGSRPEEIAQAEAGVAKAEAFVKELETGSRPQEILAAQASVDGTAADAVRLETDFRRYARLWKENAISASQFDQAKSAHSLSSARLTEAQQRLKLVEEGPRAEEIAQAKAALSEAEARLELAKNGPRQETIQQARAHYEQAEQALALAEIRLGYAEIHAPTSGIVLADHIESGEYVMPGTPVVTIGDLDHVWLRAFIDESDLGRVKIGQAVKVYTDSFPGQAYSGRISFISSEAEFTPKSIQTEKERVKLVYRLKIDVENRGMELKPGMPADAVIELEHGAAQ
- a CDS encoding ABC transporter ATP-binding protein — its product is MTSVRAESLTKVFASLTAVDRLSFSVEEGEIFGLVGPDGAGKTTTMRLLTSTMDPTSGDAWVAGHHVMKEAEAVKEAIGYMSQRFGLYPDLTVLENIHFYADIYSVPKRGRADTIDELLAFSNLTPFKQRLAGNLSGGMKQKLGLACALIHTPKVLFLDEPTNGVDPVSRRDFWRILYRLLKEKVTIFVSTAYLDEAERCNRVALIHRGKLLAQGSPDEVKSLMQGTLLEVRSSSPRQAMQELRRQLSGLSVGLFGDRVHVATPEPGETATEIRRILVQAGHEVRSVRPIEPTLEDVFVSVIGHAPGGQAYAG
- a CDS encoding hemerythrin domain-containing protein, with the translated sequence MKPTDTLKHEHKIVLAVLDGAEREARNIHATGKVDTDKVRKIVDFFRTFVDKCHHSKEERRLFPRLEERGMPRGGGPIAVMLYEHAQGRNETAAIADALNKFSAGDAGAVEALAEHLLAYAKLLREHIDKENNILFAIADRVLTPEDQDELSAAFEAIEAEEIGEGVHEQYHQFAHELMNH